The region TCGCCTAGATTGTTATAAGCATTCCCCAGGTTGCCTAGCCACGTCCCTATCTTCTGCTTGTCCCCAATCTCCTCAGCAACAGCCCGAGCCTGATCAAGGTAGGAGATAGCCTTGCGATTATCTCCTAGTCCAGTATAGGCGATCCCAAGGCCGCCGAGCCAGTTCCCTTTATTACGTTTATCCTCGCTCTCCTCAGCTATCGCCAGAGCCTTCTCATGGCAGGAAATGGCCTTGTGGTAATCGCCCACATTGTTATAAGTATTCCCTAGGTCACCATTGAAAAAGCCGACGAGCTTTTTATCGCCAATCTCTTCGAAAATGGTAAGGGCCTTTTCATAGAGGCTAATTCCCTTTCGATAATTCCCTAAAGAACTATATGCACCACCGAGACGGGCCGTGACGATTCCCTCAAGAGCCCGTTTCTGTCCAGGCTTTTGAAAGATAGCAAGAGCGGCTTCCCATTTTTCAATCGCCCCATTAGCGTCGAAATGATTGAATAGTTGTTCACCTTCGTTATAAAGGGCAGTTCCTCTGCTAAATTCTTCCTTCTGGGACTGCGCGTGGGACGGGACGTAAAACATCACAGTCGCCAGGAAAATTGTCAGTGTGTAACAGAAAATCAATCGTGTAGGGAAAGCTAAACTCTTCATAAAACGCCTCCAGAAGAAACTATCTGCCTATCACCAGTGAAAAATCCATTTACCGGAAAGCCACTACGGGATATTGATCATCCTGCTTATAATTGATATTTTATTGATAATACTTTGTTTTCTGCGTGAACTATAAAGTTGTCGGTCTTTCGTGTCAATTAAAATATTAACCGCAAAATGTGAGTTGTGTTGTTAATGTTTGCTGTCGATTGTGAACTGTGTTTATTACAGAAGTCATGCATTTTTGCCGATCTTATTAACGATTTGTGAATTTCAGGAGCAGGTGAGTTATGGGAGGTCGGTGCTGAAAAGGGAACCCCTAAATATTACGTGCGGGTGGTTATTTTGCGAGGATGAAATAAAAAAAGCGGGACAGGAGCGGGACAAAATCACCCAACAAAGAAAAGGGGCTGCGGTTTTTATCCGTAACCCCTTGATTTTATGGAGCCGATGGCCAGAATCGAACTGGCGACCTACTGATTACGAATCAGTTGCTCTACCGGCTGAGCTACATCGGCTTTATTCATTGCGATTCAATGATTGTGTAGTTCTGCATCTACAGCGGATGGTGATATGCTTCCTCGATCACCAATAATTGTTCTCCTTATATTAACACATCTTCCCTGTCAAGGTTTTAAGATGCTTTCATACAAACCGGTTCCCATGGAGTTGTTGCGATTAACCCACTTATGTCGGAAGTTTATGCAATGTTTGCCTTCTTTACCTTGACTTTCAAACCGTGTTTGGTATTATTCGACAAACTCAAAGGGGCTGTTGAAAAACAGACTTTTCACTAGGCTGTTCAAAAATGTCCAGATGCAAGGCGTGCAAGCCCTGAGTCGTGAGGCGTACATAGACGTACGTTGAACGGCGAAGGGCACAGTGCAGCGCAGCAGATGGGCATTTTTCAACAGCCTGTAAAGGGGTGTAGCCATGAATGAAAGACTAAAGAAAATATTCTCAATGTCACCTCTGAAAATTGCAATCTTTGTTATCTTTATCGCCGTCATCATGTTTATTATTGACGTCCCTTTCCTCCGCTTTATGGAATTGAAAGCCCTTAATTTGAGGATGGTCTCCAGGGGACAACTCCCAACGGGAGGAGAGACGGTTATCGCAACGGTCGATGAAAAGAGCTTGAGCGAATTAGGACGGTGGCCGTGGCCGAGAACAACGCATGCCAAGCTCATTGACAAGCTAAAAAAATACGGGGCAAAATCGGTGGGATTCGATATTGTATTTGCTGAGCCCGATGAAAACTCGAGCCTGAAAACCATTCTTGAGCTCTCAAAAGAAGTAAAAAAAACCAGGATTAAAGATAAAAGGGTGCAGGGATTACTCAACAAGAAAAAAATGGCAGCAGACACCGATGCGGCTCTGGCTAAATCGATTGGACGGTCAAAGAATGTCACTCTTGGTTATTTCTTTCATTTATCAAGCGAAGACGTTGCTCACTTAAGTGAAGAAGAAATCGAGACAGCAGCAGAAAACATCGCCAACTCAAGATATCAGATAATTAAAGCCGATTCAACGCCCGACGAATCGCGCCTCGTGCACGCTTACTCAGCCGCGGTAAATCTCAAATCCTTAAGCGATGCAGCCGAAAACAGCGGTTATTTCAATGCTTTCCCTGACAGCGACGGAACGATCAGGTGGTCCCCCCTGGTCATTAAATTCCAGGATAACTACTATCCATCACTGGCGCTGTCTTTATTGCTCCAATATATGGATTGGCCGATGCTTACCCTGAATATGACCGCGGTCGGCGTCGAAGGTATTTCAATAGGCGATATTGATATTCCGACAAACGAAAGGGGATGGATGCTGATTAACTACCTGGGACCGGCGAAGACCTTCCCCCACTACTCAATTTCTGATATTATCAAAGGCCGTCTGTCTCCGGATACTTTCAAGGATAAAATTGTGATTGTCGGTGCAACTGCCACAGGAATTTATGATTTACGGGTAACGCCATACAGTAACGTGTATCCCGGTGTGGAAATGCATGCCAATGTAATCGACAGCATCCTCCATCAAAACTTTCTCCAGCAGTCCGATTTCACAAAGTTACTGGATGTCTGTTCAATCGTTTTCTTCGGTCTCATCATGGGCTTCGCCATTCCGAGGGTTAAAGCTATTCAGGGGATAGTTTTAAGTCTTTTAATCGTCGCGTCCTTTGTGGTCATAAATACTATTATATTTTCCCATTTCAATGTTTGGCTGAATCTTATTTACCCGGTTCTGACGATGATAACGATCTATCTGGGCATAACCGTATATCGGTATATTACCGAAGAGAGGGAAAAGAAAAAAATACGGGGCGCCTTCCAGTATTATCTTACCGCTTCCGTCATTAACGAAATGTTGAAAGATCCTTCAAAACTCAAACTCGGTGGCGACAAAAAAGACCTGTCAGTGCTTTTTTCCGATATCCGGGGATTTACAACGATATCGGAAAGGCTGACGCCGGAAGAACTTGTCCACTTGTTGAATGAGTATTTGACGGAAATGACCAATGTGGTTTTTCAATACGACGGACTCCTCGATAAATACATGGGAGACGCCATCATGGCCGTCTTCGGCGCCCCCCTGGACCAGCCGGATCACGCCCTCAGGGCTTGCAGAACCGCTTTGGGAATGATGGACGAGCTGAAAATACTGCAGAAAAAATGGGCCGGTGAGGACAGACCCATTCTCAATATCGGCATAGGAATCAACAGCGGCGACATGGTTGTCGGTAATATGGGTTCGGATATGCGGTTTGATTATACCGTCATGGGTGATAGCGTGAATTTAGGTTCCAGACTGGAAGGAATCAATAAAGAATACGGATCGAATATCATCATCAGCGAATACACACATGATGTTGTTAAGGATGTCCTTTTCTGCCGTGAACTGGACTCCGTTAGAGTTAAAGGCAAAAAACAGCCTGTCAGGATCTATGA is a window of Deltaproteobacteria bacterium DNA encoding:
- a CDS encoding CHASE2 domain-containing protein yields the protein MNERLKKIFSMSPLKIAIFVIFIAVIMFIIDVPFLRFMELKALNLRMVSRGQLPTGGETVIATVDEKSLSELGRWPWPRTTHAKLIDKLKKYGAKSVGFDIVFAEPDENSSLKTILELSKEVKKTRIKDKRVQGLLNKKKMAADTDAALAKSIGRSKNVTLGYFFHLSSEDVAHLSEEEIETAAENIANSRYQIIKADSTPDESRLVHAYSAAVNLKSLSDAAENSGYFNAFPDSDGTIRWSPLVIKFQDNYYPSLALSLLLQYMDWPMLTLNMTAVGVEGISIGDIDIPTNERGWMLINYLGPAKTFPHYSISDIIKGRLSPDTFKDKIVIVGATATGIYDLRVTPYSNVYPGVEMHANVIDSILHQNFLQQSDFTKLLDVCSIVFFGLIMGFAIPRVKAIQGIVLSLLIVASFVVINTIIFSHFNVWLNLIYPVLTMITIYLGITVYRYITEEREKKKIRGAFQYYLTASVINEMLKDPSKLKLGGDKKDLSVLFSDIRGFTTISERLTPEELVHLLNEYLTEMTNVVFQYDGLLDKYMGDAIMAVFGAPLDQPDHALRACRTALGMMDELKILQKKWAGEDRPILNIGIGINSGDMVVGNMGSDMRFDYTVMGDSVNLGSRLEGINKEYGSNIIISEYTHDVVKDVLFCRELDSVRVKGKKQPVRIYELLGEKKDAEKWGNAVSLFEEGLSKYKQGLWDEAIECFHKVLEVRPADAPSHLYIERCEELKKNPPEGLWDGVFTMTRK